One genomic region from Tachysurus fulvidraco isolate hzauxx_2018 chromosome 14, HZAU_PFXX_2.0, whole genome shotgun sequence encodes:
- the si:dkey-183p4.10 gene encoding enolase-phosphatase E1 isoform X3 produces the protein MLVNSGLQNKATYCFSHDEINNDRVVNMMMAEAQQLNHAAGECTAEEGNMQSDIEADVSEKDLTEEEHIETLNVEYEPQMSPPMSRECQTPEEMSFSSDEELPKNYSTTRSESVDKKEESFLATSPNIPDKNVKDDMKEFTEEDQEHIEESLADYPSDLSHSESEEPAENATAQPFTRTGLSPSDNHATNMIEEVVDAEHVNLQNKDSPDLDYNSGIKGVEVELISASVDVDLSFQRGSFDEDDVQEYLTNDIKTEEDVKNMEDAGDLSDVSDQTDNISESSSDDRSSSREETKFLSSVKQEEEKNHVTQYNYSTEDMLRMDNDIGYICKNTGDLDALSSEKKDVKQLLFWESGFTNPSSCYEESSTELCHSIEPVQSDTALKDHEVSSPEASDNVEDTKNAITDVLWTSSLLLDEDNLHIEEYDWDLTGEDSFAINSVEGENQENEEDLDMEELDIDDNEEENERDWELEKTRIEAFYQFYGDQAEPDGEVGRNPKVSFLLDQESSSSEREEDSDSTEEELDSDLNIPDLNTSKPEYHSESDDDPLENPYYLERSKLQPKEQQPVNVPVKQPPQRNKCLAVLKSTLAFGLLTAIGVVSFWWATENMERSY, from the exons ATGCTAGTAAACTCTGGACTTCAGAACAAG GCTACATATTGTTTCTCTcatgatgaaataaataatgatcgGGTTGTAAACATGATGATGGCAGAAGCACAACAACTAAACCATGCAGCTGGAGAGTGTACTGCAGAGGAAGGAAACATGCAAAGTGACATAGAAGCAGATGTTTCTGAAAAGGATCTCACAGAGGAGGAACATATTGAAACGTTGAATGTAGAATATGAGCCACAGATGTCACCTCCAATGTCCAGAGAGTGTCAAACACCTGAAGAGATGTCATTCAGTTCGGATGAAGAATTACCAAAGAACTACAGCACGACCCGATCTGAATCTGTTGATAAGAAGGAGGAATCTTTCCTTGCAACGAGTCCAAATATCCCTGACAAAAATGTCAAAGATGATATGAAAGAGTTTACAGAGGAAGATCAAGAACACATCGAGGAAAGCCTTGCAGATTATCCATCGGATTTATCACACAGTGAAAGTGAAGAACCTGCTGAAAACGCTACAGCGCAGCCGTTCACCCGAACAGGCCTCAGCCCTAGTGATAATCACGCCACAAACATGATAGAAGAGGTGGTCGATGCAGAACATGTGAACTTGCAAAACAAAGACAGTCCTGACCTGGATTATAATTCTGGAATTAAGGGCGTGGAGGTTGAGCTGATCTCTGCATCAGTAGATGTTGATCTGTCTTTCCAGAGAGGGAGCtttgatgaagatgatgtacAAGAATATTTAACAAATGATATAAAGACAGAGGAAGATGTAAAGAATATGGAGGATGCTGGAGATCTAAGTGATGTTAGTGATCAAACAGACAACATCAGTGAGAGTAGCAGTGACGATCGAAGCTCAAGCCGAGAAGAAACGAAATTTCTCTCATCAGTAAAgcaggaagaggaaaagaatCATGTTACACAGTATAACTACTCAACAGAGGACATGCTGAGGATGGATAATGATATTGGTTACATATGTAAAAACACAGGGGACTTGGATGCTCTCAGTTCTGAGAAAAAGGACGTGAAGCAGTTATTATTCTGGGAAAGTGGCTTCACAAACCCAAGCTCATGTTATGAGGAATCCAGTACCGAGCTATGCCATAGCATAGAACCAGTCCAATCAGACACAGCCCTAAAAGACCATGAAGTATCATCTCCAGAGGCTTCAGATAATGTAGAGGACACCAAAAATGCAATAACTGATGTTTTGTGGACCTCATCACTGCTCCTGGATGAAGACAACCTGCACATAGAAGAGTACGACTGGGATTTGACTGGTGAAGATTCATTTGCAATCAATTCAGTCGAAGGAGAAAAccaagaaaatgaagaagacttAGACATGGAAGAGTTAGACATTGATGACAATGAGGAAGAGAACGAGAGGGACTGGGAGCTGGAGAAAACTAGAATTGAGGCATTTTATCAGTTCTATGGAGATCAGGCTGAGCCAGATGGTGAAGTGG GCAGGAACCCTAAGGTTTCCTTTCTTTTGGATCAGGAATCTTCATCATCAGAACGTGAAGAGGATTCTGACAG TACTGAAGAGGAACTGGACTCAGATCTAAACATACCAGATCTCAACACATCAAAACCAGAG tatCACAGCGAGTCAGATGATGACCCCCTGGAGAACCCTTACTACCTTGAGAGGTCAAAGCTGCAACCAAAGGAACAGCAACCTGTGAATGTACCGGTGAAGCAACCTCCCCAGAGAAACAAG TGTCTTGCTGTGCTGAAGTCCACCTTAGCGTTTGGCCTTCTGACAGCAATAGGCGTCGTATCATTCTGGTGGGCAACAGAAAACATGGAACGGAGTTACTGA
- the si:dkey-183p4.10 gene encoding enolase-phosphatase E1 isoform X1 encodes MEQNIVDLLKDAFSEIDFEHPPSDEDKNTSQTALVMDEDIEDVINASKLWTSEQGSDENFTTVYKQEENEASSDICENESSVLLSINTQATYCFSHDEINNDRVVNMMMAEAQQLNHAAGECTAEEGNMQSDIEADVSEKDLTEEEHIETLNVEYEPQMSPPMSRECQTPEEMSFSSDEELPKNYSTTRSESVDKKEESFLATSPNIPDKNVKDDMKEFTEEDQEHIEESLADYPSDLSHSESEEPAENATAQPFTRTGLSPSDNHATNMIEEVVDAEHVNLQNKDSPDLDYNSGIKGVEVELISASVDVDLSFQRGSFDEDDVQEYLTNDIKTEEDVKNMEDAGDLSDVSDQTDNISESSSDDRSSSREETKFLSSVKQEEEKNHVTQYNYSTEDMLRMDNDIGYICKNTGDLDALSSEKKDVKQLLFWESGFTNPSSCYEESSTELCHSIEPVQSDTALKDHEVSSPEASDNVEDTKNAITDVLWTSSLLLDEDNLHIEEYDWDLTGEDSFAINSVEGENQENEEDLDMEELDIDDNEEENERDWELEKTRIEAFYQFYGDQAEPDGEVGRNPKVSFLLDQESSSSEREEDSDSTEEELDSDLNIPDLNTSKPEYHSESDDDPLENPYYLERSKLQPKEQQPVNVPVKQPPQRNKCLAVLKSTLAFGLLTAIGVVSFWWATENMERSY; translated from the exons atggaGCAAAATATTGTGGATTTGCTTAAGGATGCATTTTCAG AAATTGATTTTGAGCATCCACCGTCAGACGAGGACAAGAACACTTCACAAACAGCGCTAGTTATGGATGAGGATATAGAAGATGTGATTAATGCTAGTAAACTCTGGACTTCAGAACAAGGTTCAGATGAGAATTTCACTACTGTTTataaacaagaagaaaatgaagcaaGCTCTGATATCTGTGAGAATGAGTCAAGTGTTTTATTGTCTATCAACACACAGGCTACATATTGTTTCTCTcatgatgaaataaataatgatcgGGTTGTAAACATGATGATGGCAGAAGCACAACAACTAAACCATGCAGCTGGAGAGTGTACTGCAGAGGAAGGAAACATGCAAAGTGACATAGAAGCAGATGTTTCTGAAAAGGATCTCACAGAGGAGGAACATATTGAAACGTTGAATGTAGAATATGAGCCACAGATGTCACCTCCAATGTCCAGAGAGTGTCAAACACCTGAAGAGATGTCATTCAGTTCGGATGAAGAATTACCAAAGAACTACAGCACGACCCGATCTGAATCTGTTGATAAGAAGGAGGAATCTTTCCTTGCAACGAGTCCAAATATCCCTGACAAAAATGTCAAAGATGATATGAAAGAGTTTACAGAGGAAGATCAAGAACACATCGAGGAAAGCCTTGCAGATTATCCATCGGATTTATCACACAGTGAAAGTGAAGAACCTGCTGAAAACGCTACAGCGCAGCCGTTCACCCGAACAGGCCTCAGCCCTAGTGATAATCACGCCACAAACATGATAGAAGAGGTGGTCGATGCAGAACATGTGAACTTGCAAAACAAAGACAGTCCTGACCTGGATTATAATTCTGGAATTAAGGGCGTGGAGGTTGAGCTGATCTCTGCATCAGTAGATGTTGATCTGTCTTTCCAGAGAGGGAGCtttgatgaagatgatgtacAAGAATATTTAACAAATGATATAAAGACAGAGGAAGATGTAAAGAATATGGAGGATGCTGGAGATCTAAGTGATGTTAGTGATCAAACAGACAACATCAGTGAGAGTAGCAGTGACGATCGAAGCTCAAGCCGAGAAGAAACGAAATTTCTCTCATCAGTAAAgcaggaagaggaaaagaatCATGTTACACAGTATAACTACTCAACAGAGGACATGCTGAGGATGGATAATGATATTGGTTACATATGTAAAAACACAGGGGACTTGGATGCTCTCAGTTCTGAGAAAAAGGACGTGAAGCAGTTATTATTCTGGGAAAGTGGCTTCACAAACCCAAGCTCATGTTATGAGGAATCCAGTACCGAGCTATGCCATAGCATAGAACCAGTCCAATCAGACACAGCCCTAAAAGACCATGAAGTATCATCTCCAGAGGCTTCAGATAATGTAGAGGACACCAAAAATGCAATAACTGATGTTTTGTGGACCTCATCACTGCTCCTGGATGAAGACAACCTGCACATAGAAGAGTACGACTGGGATTTGACTGGTGAAGATTCATTTGCAATCAATTCAGTCGAAGGAGAAAAccaagaaaatgaagaagacttAGACATGGAAGAGTTAGACATTGATGACAATGAGGAAGAGAACGAGAGGGACTGGGAGCTGGAGAAAACTAGAATTGAGGCATTTTATCAGTTCTATGGAGATCAGGCTGAGCCAGATGGTGAAGTGG GCAGGAACCCTAAGGTTTCCTTTCTTTTGGATCAGGAATCTTCATCATCAGAACGTGAAGAGGATTCTGACAG TACTGAAGAGGAACTGGACTCAGATCTAAACATACCAGATCTCAACACATCAAAACCAGAG tatCACAGCGAGTCAGATGATGACCCCCTGGAGAACCCTTACTACCTTGAGAGGTCAAAGCTGCAACCAAAGGAACAGCAACCTGTGAATGTACCGGTGAAGCAACCTCCCCAGAGAAACAAG TGTCTTGCTGTGCTGAAGTCCACCTTAGCGTTTGGCCTTCTGACAGCAATAGGCGTCGTATCATTCTGGTGGGCAACAGAAAACATGGAACGGAGTTACTGA
- the si:dkey-183p4.10 gene encoding enolase-phosphatase E1 isoform X2 has product MDEDIEDVINASKLWTSEQGSDENFTTVYKQEENEASSDICENESSVLLSINTQATYCFSHDEINNDRVVNMMMAEAQQLNHAAGECTAEEGNMQSDIEADVSEKDLTEEEHIETLNVEYEPQMSPPMSRECQTPEEMSFSSDEELPKNYSTTRSESVDKKEESFLATSPNIPDKNVKDDMKEFTEEDQEHIEESLADYPSDLSHSESEEPAENATAQPFTRTGLSPSDNHATNMIEEVVDAEHVNLQNKDSPDLDYNSGIKGVEVELISASVDVDLSFQRGSFDEDDVQEYLTNDIKTEEDVKNMEDAGDLSDVSDQTDNISESSSDDRSSSREETKFLSSVKQEEEKNHVTQYNYSTEDMLRMDNDIGYICKNTGDLDALSSEKKDVKQLLFWESGFTNPSSCYEESSTELCHSIEPVQSDTALKDHEVSSPEASDNVEDTKNAITDVLWTSSLLLDEDNLHIEEYDWDLTGEDSFAINSVEGENQENEEDLDMEELDIDDNEEENERDWELEKTRIEAFYQFYGDQAEPDGEVGRNPKVSFLLDQESSSSEREEDSDSTEEELDSDLNIPDLNTSKPEYHSESDDDPLENPYYLERSKLQPKEQQPVNVPVKQPPQRNKCLAVLKSTLAFGLLTAIGVVSFWWATENMERSY; this is encoded by the exons ATGGATGAGGATATAGAAGATGTGATTAATGCTAGTAAACTCTGGACTTCAGAACAAGGTTCAGATGAGAATTTCACTACTGTTTataaacaagaagaaaatgaagcaaGCTCTGATATCTGTGAGAATGAGTCAAGTGTTTTATTGTCTATCAACACACAGGCTACATATTGTTTCTCTcatgatgaaataaataatgatcgGGTTGTAAACATGATGATGGCAGAAGCACAACAACTAAACCATGCAGCTGGAGAGTGTACTGCAGAGGAAGGAAACATGCAAAGTGACATAGAAGCAGATGTTTCTGAAAAGGATCTCACAGAGGAGGAACATATTGAAACGTTGAATGTAGAATATGAGCCACAGATGTCACCTCCAATGTCCAGAGAGTGTCAAACACCTGAAGAGATGTCATTCAGTTCGGATGAAGAATTACCAAAGAACTACAGCACGACCCGATCTGAATCTGTTGATAAGAAGGAGGAATCTTTCCTTGCAACGAGTCCAAATATCCCTGACAAAAATGTCAAAGATGATATGAAAGAGTTTACAGAGGAAGATCAAGAACACATCGAGGAAAGCCTTGCAGATTATCCATCGGATTTATCACACAGTGAAAGTGAAGAACCTGCTGAAAACGCTACAGCGCAGCCGTTCACCCGAACAGGCCTCAGCCCTAGTGATAATCACGCCACAAACATGATAGAAGAGGTGGTCGATGCAGAACATGTGAACTTGCAAAACAAAGACAGTCCTGACCTGGATTATAATTCTGGAATTAAGGGCGTGGAGGTTGAGCTGATCTCTGCATCAGTAGATGTTGATCTGTCTTTCCAGAGAGGGAGCtttgatgaagatgatgtacAAGAATATTTAACAAATGATATAAAGACAGAGGAAGATGTAAAGAATATGGAGGATGCTGGAGATCTAAGTGATGTTAGTGATCAAACAGACAACATCAGTGAGAGTAGCAGTGACGATCGAAGCTCAAGCCGAGAAGAAACGAAATTTCTCTCATCAGTAAAgcaggaagaggaaaagaatCATGTTACACAGTATAACTACTCAACAGAGGACATGCTGAGGATGGATAATGATATTGGTTACATATGTAAAAACACAGGGGACTTGGATGCTCTCAGTTCTGAGAAAAAGGACGTGAAGCAGTTATTATTCTGGGAAAGTGGCTTCACAAACCCAAGCTCATGTTATGAGGAATCCAGTACCGAGCTATGCCATAGCATAGAACCAGTCCAATCAGACACAGCCCTAAAAGACCATGAAGTATCATCTCCAGAGGCTTCAGATAATGTAGAGGACACCAAAAATGCAATAACTGATGTTTTGTGGACCTCATCACTGCTCCTGGATGAAGACAACCTGCACATAGAAGAGTACGACTGGGATTTGACTGGTGAAGATTCATTTGCAATCAATTCAGTCGAAGGAGAAAAccaagaaaatgaagaagacttAGACATGGAAGAGTTAGACATTGATGACAATGAGGAAGAGAACGAGAGGGACTGGGAGCTGGAGAAAACTAGAATTGAGGCATTTTATCAGTTCTATGGAGATCAGGCTGAGCCAGATGGTGAAGTGG GCAGGAACCCTAAGGTTTCCTTTCTTTTGGATCAGGAATCTTCATCATCAGAACGTGAAGAGGATTCTGACAG TACTGAAGAGGAACTGGACTCAGATCTAAACATACCAGATCTCAACACATCAAAACCAGAG tatCACAGCGAGTCAGATGATGACCCCCTGGAGAACCCTTACTACCTTGAGAGGTCAAAGCTGCAACCAAAGGAACAGCAACCTGTGAATGTACCGGTGAAGCAACCTCCCCAGAGAAACAAG TGTCTTGCTGTGCTGAAGTCCACCTTAGCGTTTGGCCTTCTGACAGCAATAGGCGTCGTATCATTCTGGTGGGCAACAGAAAACATGGAACGGAGTTACTGA
- the dnase1l1l gene encoding deoxyribonuclease I-like 1-like, whose product MRSLLLIGIVGLCILTTVLSLKICAFNVQSFGEAKANNKKVMRILTKIFSRCDLTLIQEVRDSKGKAIPALLKNLNRFEKNNVYSHLESQRLGKNTYKEQYVYIYRKDVLQVQEQAYYHELKQPELNDTEMFSREPFIIRIHSPTTYVKNFIIIGHHSCPKKAMNEMEELFEVFQAIRKKWKTENVMLLGDLNADCGYITIKGLKKLRLRNDPKFLWLITDEQDTTVRDKTHCAYDRIIVHGKTLISGIVPDSAQPFNFKSEFTLTEQEALEVSDHYPVEVDLKSSHHHHLRNEL is encoded by the exons ATGAGATCTCTCTTGCTGATAGGCATTGTGGGATTATGTATCCTAACAACTGTGCTTTCCCTGAAAATTTGTGCCTTTAACGTCCAAAGCTTTGGAGAAGCAAAagccaacaacaaaaaagtgatGAGGATTTTGACAAAG atattttcCCGCTGTGATCTCACTTTGATCCAGGAAGTGCGAGACTCCAAAGGTAAAGCCATTCCTGCACTGCTTAAGAACCTAAACAG GTTTGAAAAAAACAATGTGTACTCTCATTTAGAGAGTCAAAGACTGGGAAAGAACACATACAAGGAGcagtatgtttatatttatag GAAAGATGTATTGCAGGTTCAGGAGCAAGCCTATTATCACGAACTGAAACAGCCAGAGCTCAATGACACAGAAATGTTCTCTAGAGAACCGTTCATCATAAGGATCCACTCACCCACAACCT ATGTAAAAAACTTTATTATCATTGGTCATCACTCATGTCCAAAGAAAGCCATGAATGAGATGGAAGAACTTTTTGAAGTCTTTCAAGCTATCAGAAAGAAGTGGAAAACTGAG AATGTGATGCTTTTGGGAGATCTGAATGCTGACTGTGGCTATATCACTATTAAAGGCCTGAAGAAACTAAGACTAAGAAATGACCCAAAGTTCCTTTGGTTGATTACTGATGAACAGGACACCACTGTTCGTGACAAAACACACTGTGCTTATGACAG GATAATTGTACATGGAAAAACACTGATTTCAGGGATTGTACCAGACTCAGCTCAACCCTTCAACTTCAAAAGCGAGTTCACTTTAACAGAACAAGAG GCTTTGGAAGTCAGTGACCACTATCCAGTTGAGGTTGACCTAAAGTCCAGTCATCACCACCACCTCCGGAATGAGCTCTGA